TAATTATATGTAACAATTCTTTCTGTTATGTTCTGTGACTGAAAATTAATAAATCAGTATCTCTTTGATGAAATATATCCATATTCTAACAGTCTCTCTGTGTATTCACTTGcaaatttttctcatttgtaagacACATCTTTAGTAAATCAATCATAAGAAATTTTCTGGTAAACAGGTATACCccctatgaaaaatgaaaaaaaaatcctactgtTTAATAGCTCTTACACACtagcaaaaacacaaaataactAATAATTGTCTACCAATAACTTGGACATCATACaccatatcacacacacacacacacacacacacagcttaaaCAGTACAGACAAGAAAGGATAGTGTTTCCAAATATCAGGACATCTAAAATGCCAGACCCAAAAGAGATAAGGTGCTAAAACTTTTACAGAACAAACTTAAATGGTCTCCATGCAAAGTGAAACAACTAGCCATCCAGATGTTTCCAGCTGGGTAATTAATGTACAGAAAAGGTCCCATTTGACTCAATTTTGTTCCACATTACAGGCAGCTGTTAATAGTAGCAATTCTAAAGCAATTTAGTAACTATACTTTGAATCATAAAATTATAAAGGTGAGTATATCCATCTTATCATATTCAGTTCTTAGCATtacaacaaattattttttacttaacaTTTCTCAATagattttgttgttgctattactattattttcttacCTGATCTTCTCCTTGCATAGCTTGCTCTTCAACTTTGTCCTAAAGGGGGAAAataatttatgaagaaaatacagcaaagacaaagaaaatcaaaatttttaaaaagaagttaagctgttaaaaaagcaaagatgagTTAGTAGTAATTTCTGCATAGTGATTTTcagttctacttctgtgaaaattgCTTAAATTCACTAAATAGTATTATTTTAGTAAAGTTATTTAATCATCTACAAATCAACCTGACTATGTTTATTGGCAAGCAACATTTCTATATCTTATAAAACATTTATGTTTGTAAAATTTTGTAAATAAGGCTTTTAAGATCAAACTGTTCTGTCTCTTAAGCTTCTGACATCTCTCTCATTTAAGATTACTGATTCATCACCTGGaatatcaataatatatatatgtatttagttCCCACCCCCATAACTAGAGATAAAATTCACCTGAGTCTGGAGACTTGTACTCTTGGGAATTTCATTTCTCAGAAAAGCAAACCATGATAAGAACTCTTTCTCTGGTTCAAATTCTGACTacgaaagaaatctttaaaagtcACAGTACCTACAGGAGAGAGTAACAATATTATCTTATAGTTAGTAAGTATTAATgaaggaagggaatggcaggcaTAGTCAGACACATGTCTTGATATTAATAGAATGACATTTCCAGCAGCTGTCCAAATAGTTCAAATCCCCCATCACAACTGTAATGTACCTCAAAGTCAGTATAAAAATCAACCAGCTACCAATTCTTGAATTTAACTGTGAATGGACTTGAGGAACTTCCTGCTCTATAGGCTTTGTAAATCACCTATTGAGATAGTTAACATAATTTCCCTAACCTTCAGCTCACCATGCAATCTGCAACTATAGAGCCAGATATAGTGAAATAGTTGACCATGTACTAATCTTTAACTACACATCTTtagtctttatatttaaatttacatttaacttTCTATTCATAGggcaagaaaaaaatgagattatAGAAGACCAAAAGtataaagttatttaaattttatagctGTATAATTAGTTAAgatttttcccttgaaatgttgaagaatagaaagaaagatgaacttcaattttaaacataaaactggtcaaccacttgtaaaagaatgaaactagaacactttttaacaccatacacaaaaataaactcaaaatggattaaacatctaaatgtaagaccagaaactataaaaatcctagaggaaaacataggcaaaacactctccaacataaatcacagcaggatcctctatgacccacctccaagagtaatagaaacaaaagcaaaaataaacaaatgggacctaattaaacttaaaagcttttgcacaacaaagaaaactataagcaaggtgaaaagacagccttcagaatgggagagaataatagcaaatgaagtaagtgacaaagaatctcaaaaatatacaagcagctcttgcagctcaattccagaacaataaatgacccaatcaaaaaatggaccaaataactaagcagacatttctccaaagaagacatacagatggctatcaaacacatgaaaagatgctcaacatctctcattctcagagaaatgcaaattaacaccacaatgaggtaccatctcaggcTGGTGAGaaaggctgctatccaaaagtctacaaacaataaatgctggagagggtattgagaaaagggaatcctctttcactgttggtgggaatgcaaactagtacagtcactatggagaacagtgtggagattcctttaaaaaatggaaataaactgCCATActacacagcaatcccactgctgggcatacacaccgaggaaaccagaattgaaaagagacacatgtacaccaatgttcatcaatatttacaatagctaggacatggaagcaacctagatgtccatcagcagatgaatgaacaagaaagctgtggtacatatacacaatggtatATTACCCAGCTATTAAAAAGagcgcatttgaatcagttctaatgaagtggatgaaactggatcctattatacagagtgaagtaagtcagaaagaagaacacaaatacagtatattcatgcatatatatggaatttagaaagatggtaatgatgaccctatatgtgagacagcaaaagagacacagagataaagaacagacttttggactctgtgggaaaaggtgagggtgggatgatttgagagaatagcattgaaacaagtATATTACGATATGTGAactagattgccagtccaggtttgatgcatgaggcagggaactcagggctggtgcactgggatgactctgagggatgggatagggatggaggtgggaggggggttcaggaagggggacacatatacatgcatggctgattcatatcaatgtatggcaaaaaccactacagtattttaaattaattagcctccaattaaaaaaaataaaaaataaataaaaagaaccaagttatagaaacaaaataaataaataaacatatatattgatGGTAAAGCAAAGCAAGTATTGTAAAAGttaacaaatacaaaaattagTTGCATAGGCTCCCTTCACAGAACAGAGATTCACCCATTTATCTTTGGGTGAAAAGGCTTAAGTATTTGAGTAATCAGTTTAGATCAACTTCactataattataatataatgaACGAAATGAAGATAGCCAAAGTGATAATGTCTTAGAGCATACTATTAGTTATCCATAACAGTTGTATCACAGAAGGCAGAGTAAAACTATGTCTAATTTACATTCATAAGCAGTCTCAATTATTTTCATATCTAGATATTTTCTTTACTGGTACACTTAAGGATATTTCATTAATAATGTAAGCTTTACAAATGCTGCTATTCATTAACACACATTACTCTGGGATACTTAGTAAATAAGttaactgattttttcttttatatttaatttgtttaaagTTATTGAAATATAACTTCATTGTacttgaaaaaaaggaaagaataaagagcgttttaatgaaaaattttgtgCATGTCAGAAAGGTTTATGTTTTCAGATGGgagacaaagatttttaaattttattattaaataagccCCAAAAAGGTCACTGCAGGTAAGATTAATATGAATGGGTTGTCTTGAAGCTAAGAAATGTGTTACTTGAGCTTTCCTTCTAACTGCTGAAGAGTAAGCCAGTCTGCTTCATCATCATTTAAATCACATTCCATTCTCATAATTTATAACCATTTTTTATAGTGGCATGGAACTAAGAGGCAAACTAAGAAGCAAAAGGAAGGCTAAAGGAAACTGTACAGTAAACTGAGGATATGAAAACACTGCTTGGCAGGCTAATTTCACTGGGATTTATACAGTATACTTTAAGAATTAGCTCCACCATGGAAGTAAAGGTAATCATTTTTTTTATTACATCCCTCTAGTCAATATTTCAATGTGTCATATATGAATATTAACTTTCAGAATGTCTACTGCTCGATTCCCAATTCTAAAGTACATGAGGTTTTACACAAGTGAGCAATAGTGGCAATAAGGAAAAAGagcacttttcttttttacaatttttCAAATACAAGAAAATAACCCATAAAATAAACTACAGACCCACACTTGGTGCCACTGTCTGAAAAGCTGGAGATAGGAAGTCAAAACTTATGTTTCTTATTATAGAGTGATGCATTCCCTCTCAGATGTAAGCATGAACTAGGTTTGAggataaattcaaaaaacaacACATAAATTACTTTTTCATGTAATCAAATGGATTACAATTGGACCCTGCGAAATGACCATCAGCATTCCATTTTTAAGTTTTGCAAAATTATTTATGTTTTGCTAATTTTCCTAGAATAGATGATTAATTGTGAAGCCTCAAAAAGTTCTCCAAACTCTCTAAAAGGCACTGGTAGTTaattatggtgatctgtgatatTAAAGGGACAAGTGGAGAGTTGAAGTTCAAGTAATTCCTATTATTtcattccagaaaaagaaatttccCTACTCCTTTGAAGGATATAGTCCTTGATGCTCCAGAGCTGAAATTCTACTTATAATGATATCATCTTATCATACCTGTTAGTAATTATCTTCATATAACAAACTATATGAAgtcaaattttcatttattaattggTATAAAACCTCAATGGTTACCTTTTGAGGTATATCCAAATTAATTTACTGTGTATACACTGTCAAATGAGTATGAACATAGCTAGAAATATTCATAACATCAAAAATCTCCTGTTTCCTTCGATACTGTTTTTACCTAGTATTGTTTCTTGTAATTAAAGAGAAGATCCAATAGCAAAAATGGGAAATCCACTAAAGACAGATTTCCAACTTCATGTTTTGATGACAAATCCTGTGAATATTTTCTGACTGCATGAGGCTATACAGTTTTAAAACTTGTGATTATACATCAGCATCTGCCACTAAGTGCTCCTTTGTCTTTCTAGAATGGAGTGACCTTCCACGAGGGAAATAAAGTTGGTTGCACGgaagcttttttttgtttttgttttttaatttattttagggATGAAGTCActcaactttacaatattgtagtggttttcaccatacatcaacacgaatcagccatgggtgtacatgtgtcccccatcctgaaccgtcctcccaccttcctccccatcccatcttccAGAGGCCTCCCAGTTCACTGGTCCTGaatgccctgtctcatgcattgaatctggactggcaatctatttcacatattgtaatacacatgtttcaatactattctttcagatcatcccaccctggccttctcccacagagtccaaaagtctgttctttatctcagtgtcttttttgctgtttcacatatagggtcattgttattatctttctaaattccatatatatgcatgaatatactgtattagtgtttctctttctgacttacttaattctgtgtaataggctccagtttcatccacctcattagaactgattcaaatgcattttttaatggctgagtaatattccattgtgtatatgtaccagagctttcttatccatttgtctgccaatagatatttaggttgcttccatgtcctggctattgtaaacagtgttgcgatgaacattggggtacatatgtctctttcaattctggtttccttagtgtgtatgcctagcagtgggattgctggggttTTTAGTCAACAGAGGACAATACTATAACCAAGAAAAGATTAATACAGGAAAGTATGAAATATCAATACTTCTTTTGTTGAATTTAAATATGCAAACCTGATAAAAGTAATAGCCCATGAACAAATGATATATTTAAGAAGGCTCAAACAAAACTAACACAAACAAGTTTATTATATTTGGTTGACCTATATTTCCTGTCAAACATACATCATTTTTAATGTCAGGAAATATTTGGCCTCAATATATACTACTCAGGCTTTGGTGAAAGCCTGGAAGGCAGACCGAGCTGGAAATGTGTTTTTCAGTTTGAAGAAATTGTCGATGTTGGATCATTTGCCCCAGAAGACATACATATTCCTAAGATCTATGTACATTGCCttataaagggagaaaaatataagaaaagaattgAGCGTTTATCAATCcagaaagaggaagatataaAAACCACATCTGGTAAACCTGGAGATAATGTCAGAGAATGTATCATCAAGCGGGCAGCTCTTGAATTTGAGGACAGCATGTATGCCAATTTGGGCATAGGAATACCACTTTTGGCCAGCAACTATATCAGTCCCAATATGACTGTCCATATTCAATGTGAAAATGGAGTCTTGGGTTTGGGTCCATAcccattaaaaaatgaagttgaTGCAGATCTAATCAATGCAGGCAAGGAAACAGTTACCATTCTTCCAGGAGCCTCttatttctccagtgatgaaTCATTTGCAATGATTAGAGGGGGACATGTCAATCTAACAATGCTAGGAGCCATGCAGGTTTCCAAATATGGTGACCTGGCTAACTGGATGATACCTGGAAAGATGGTGAAAGGAATGGGACGGGCTATGGATCTAGTGTCCAGTGCCAGAACCAAAGTAGTGGTCACCATGGAACATTCAGCAAAGGGAAATGCACATAAAATCATGGAGAAATGTACATTACCTCTAACAGGAAAGCAGTGTGTCAACCGTATCATTACTGAAAAGGCTGTGTTTGATGCGGACAGCAAGAAGGGTCTGACTCTCATTGAACTCTGGGAAGGCCTGACAGTGGATGGCATAAAAAAGAGCACTGGGTGTGATTTCACAGTTTCACCAAAACTCATACCAATGTGGCAGATCTCAACTTAAAATGTGTAGTAAACCACTGTTCTAGGCCTTGTGCTCTTCATTTTAACCACATAGGAGTTTATTAGAAGGACATCAGTAATAATTGTATATCTTTCAGTTTTTGTCTAGTTTTCTTCTAGCATCTTACTGCTTTTATAGCCATATAGATTTAGTCCTCTCCAGCGTGCTATGGCATTTTAATGAataaccaaaaggaaaaatatatatgtttagcttatctgttttataagtGCTGAGAAGGTCATATTTACAGTTGGTGCTCACATTGGATTTATCTTCATCTTCTGTGGTAGATACATTAAATTGTGCACAATTTGTACCAAGATGAGCCCTTAGGGAGAATTTCATTGGTATACTTTCCCTCCTAACTAAATCATGACATGTAgtaaaaagggagggaggagaagaacTCCACTCAGAGTATACCCAGGGCAGCATTGTTCTAGTTCTAAAAGAACATTTGTGTGGATTGAATTAGGAGAAATGCTGTCTTAAAGATTAGGTTTTTCCTTTAGCCTTCTCTGTCTTGTCTTTTGGAGCTTCTGACTTTGTGATACACCTTAGTGcatcccttctccctctccactTTTGGTAACTAAAATAAATCCCCAAGAAGGCAAACAGGAATATCTCTGTGAGAGAAGTAACCTGGTTTGTGGGAGAGACCGAAGGCTGTAGAATCTATTGGTGCTGACATACAACCAAGAAGTTGCCTTTATAAACAAACCAAATAACTACCTGTGCTTTGCCAAAGAtgacagtttgttgttgttgttgttgttgttgttgttgttgtttaggaaGACAGCTATAAAACTAACTGATTAGTcagttctttcattttcaaacaGTGCAGTATTCCTGTGTATCCAGAAGGATCCTTAGAAGTCTTTCTATATGGTATTGTGGGCTTCTTGTATAATACCtcctaggaagcaacagttagaactgaacatggaacaacagactggttccaaataggaaaaggagtacatcaaggctgtatattgtcaccctgcttatttaacttatatgcagagtacatcatgagaaacgctggactggaagaaacacaagctggaatcaagattgctgggagaaatatcaataacctcagatacgcagatgacaccacccttatggcagaaagtgaagaagaactaaaagcctcttgatgagagtaaaagaggagagcgaaaaagttggcctaaagctcaacattcagaaaacgaagctcatggcatccggtcccatcacttcatggcaaatagatggggaaacagtggaaacagtgtcagactttatgttttggggttccagaatcactgcagatggtgactgcagccatgaaattaaaagatgcttacttcttggaagaaaagttatgaccaacctagatagtatattcaaaagcagagacattactttgccgactaaggtctgtttagtcaaggctatggttttcccagtggtcatgtatggatgtgagagttggactatgaagaaggctgaacactgaagaattgatgcttttgaactgtggtgttggagaagactcttgagagtcccttggactgcaaggagatccaaccagtccattctgaaggagatcagccctgggatttctttggaaggaatgatgctaaagctgaaactccagtactttggccacctcatgagaagagttgactcattggagaaaactctgatgctaggagggattgggggcaggaagagaaggggacgaccggggatgagatggctggatggcattacagactcgatggatgtgagcctgagtgaactccgggagatggtgatgaacagggaggcctggcgtgctgcaattcatggggtcgcaaagagtcggaccggactgagcgactgaactgaacgtaagAGGAGCTGTGGGGTAATTTATCATGAACCTGCAGTAACAATGACAGGAGAGGtttagttttgtgtttgtttgttttttaagatttttttttctttttagggtctcttttttcttcttgggaAAGTTTCTAAATATTGAATGCCTTTTTCTACAGAACAGTGTTCTTTCTTCTGCCCAGGCTTCTTCCTTGAGCAAAATACTTTTTATTCACCTTTATTAAACTAGGGAAAATAACGATGAGCAAATCCAGGATTTGAAGTGCAGTGAACTTCATCCTTGGAAAATAAACATTGTAGATTAGATTTTGTAAGGACCTTCTCCTCCGAGGTATCCTCAGTTATTAAACAGTTCCCCAGGGGATCTACCAAGCGTTCTGGGTATCAAATTGGAGAAAAGTCCAGGCACCTGAAGACAGGCCAGATTGCTGTCCTCTGGACAGAGGTAGGCATGTTACAGTGCAATATATCATTCCTCTCATACCAGATTTAGGCATTTCTGCAAGTTTTTAGCTAATGGCTGTCATTAAATTAACTTTCTCTTCAGATACAGCTACAGTTCTGTCATTttagaggaaggagaagagaagcACACTCCATATATAAAATGGTCTTTCTGGCTGGCTGTGTGTTTGAAAGCTTCCTCTCCCAATAGTGGTAAAATGGACTTTCTAGAGAATTTTCATGGTCTGGAGAATAATTTACATCCGTGTTAGAGTTATGGTTTGGAAAATGTATGATATTGATGGTTGCTGATTTGTAAACTTACTTCTGTGATTCTAAGAAAGCTCCTCATGTTGAGTGGCAAATTCTAAGTAGATGACTTTATATTATTGATTAGAGAGTGTCACAGGTGTTAGGAAATGCATTAAGAACTACAATAAATAttccaaatggaaaaaagaaagaaaaaaatatatatatactgctcAGAATTAGTGATAAAGTTTCATTTTACATCTTTTGTAACATTTAAACCTTATGACAATGTCCTCCTCATATATGTCtccatcagttaagttcagtcatgtcaaactatttgcaaccccatggactgcagcacaccaggcttccctgtgtattaacaactcccagagcttgatcaaactcatgtccatcgagtcggtgatgccatcaaaccatgtcatcctctgttaccccttctcctcctatcttcaatttttcctagtatctgaatcttttccagtgagtccattcattacatcaggtggccaaagtattggagcttcagcttcagcatcagtccttccaatgaatattcaggactgatttcctttaggattgactggtttgatctccttacagtccaaaggactcagaagagtcttctctaacatatCTCCATAACTTCTAGTAATTTCCTGGTTCTTCTGATAGTCTAGTCCCTTGATCCTTCTcatccctctcattctgtctttcACTCCTCTGTCCTttcactcagggattgaacccctgtctcctacactgcaggtggattctatatcACTGAGTCACTGAGGCTTCCCAAATACAGGATAGTAGTTTATAAATGATTCCTTGCTACATACAGTCAAACAATGTTATTGAGATTATTATCTCAAAATCGCTGAATTGAGCTTTCTGACCTTCATCAACCCTTCCCAAGGTTTCCACTATCATCTTATATGGTGTTAGCTTTCAAAATTAGCTCTCTTAAATTCTGATTAGAGAAACCTGATTTCTCACATATTTGAGTCCCACAAAATTGGAATACAGAGTGTGTGGGAAAAATCTGGTTGTTTTTTTTaccattatgtattttttatttatacttcatttcaaaaattatacattatattggaatatagttgattaacaatgtgtagtttcaggtgtatagcaaagtgattcaattatacacatatatgtatctactctttttcaaattcttttcccatttagattattacagagtattgagtagacttgcctgtgctatacattaggtcctGTTTgtgatctgttttaaatatagcagtgtgtacatgtcaatcctaaattcccaatctatccctcctcccacctttacCCTTGGTAACATAAGCTCATTCTCTAAATC
This Capra hircus breed San Clemente unplaced genomic scaffold, ASM170441v1, whole genome shotgun sequence DNA region includes the following protein-coding sequences:
- the LOC102172338 gene encoding succinyl-CoA:3-ketoacid coenzyme A transferase 1, mitochondrial-like produces the protein MAKGRHSWGINGKKRVRDHHSLTSKGVRAEIKICESDEEMPTAQIKLGNVTVTLAAIVLQLLIVAILKQFSNYTLNHKIIKEIFGLNIYYSGFGESLEGRPSWKCVFQFEEIVDVGSFAPEDIHIPKIYVHCLIKGEKYKKRIERLSIQKEEDIKTTSGKPGDNVRECIIKRAALEFEDSMYANLGIGIPLLASNYISPNMTVHIQCENGVLGLGPYPLKNEVDADLINAGKETVTILPGASYFSSDESFAMIRGGHVNLTMLGAMQVSKYGDLANWMIPGKMVKGMGRAMDLVSSARTKVVVTMEHSAKGNAHKIMEKCTLPLTGKQCVNRIITEKAVFDADSKKGLTLIELWEGLTVDGIKKSTGCDFTVSPKLIPMWQIST